From Stigmatopora nigra isolate UIUO_SnigA chromosome 17, RoL_Snig_1.1, whole genome shotgun sequence, a single genomic window includes:
- the tbc1d13 gene encoding TBC1 domain family member 13 translates to MSLAYKNRIQDFKVSLAEENINLKTLKELCFNGIPFEGGIRALCWKILLNYLPLDQTRWELFLKKQRDVYTQFLKEMIIQPGIAKANLGLSREDVTMEDHPLNPNPESRWNTYFKDNEILLQIDKDVRRLYPDMAFFQRPTDYPCQLILDPQNDYETLRRRVEQTTLKSQTVNRNRSGVTNVSSPGKSLNLYPSNEYEVLPNGSEAHWEVVERILFIYAKLNPGIAYVQGMNEVVGPIYYTFATDPNSQWKEHAEADTFFCFTNLMSENRDNFIKSLDDSQCGITYKMESVYSMLKGKDLELYLKLQEQNIKPQYFTFRWLTLLLSQEFLLPDVIRIWDTLFSDQDRFHFLILVCCAMLILIRDNLLAGDFTVNMRLLQDYPITDVLTILTKAKELQDNS, encoded by the exons ATGTCACTTGCCTACAAAAACAG AATACAGGACTTCAAAGTATCCTTGGCGGAAGAAAACATAAACTTGAAAACACTAAAGGAGCTGTGCTTCAATG GCATTCCATTTGAAGGAGGCATACGAGCACTTTGCTGGAAG ATTCTTCTTAATTACCTTCCTCTTGATCAAACACGATGGGAGTTGTTCCTCAAAAAGCAAAG GGATGTGTATACccagtttttgaaagaaatgatCATTCAACCCGGCATTGCCAAAGCCAACCTTGGCCTATCCAGAGAAGACGTTACCATGGAAGATCAC ccTCTAAATCCAAATCCAGAGAGCCGGTGGAACACATACTTCAAAGATAATGAAATTCTTCTTCAAATTGATAAGGACGTCAG GAGACTATATCCAGACATGGCCTTTTTCCAGCGCCCTACCGACTACCCATGCCAACTTATTTTAGACCCTCAAAACGATTATGAGACGCTACGTCGCCGAGTGGAACAAACCACCTTGAAATCACAAACTGTAAACCGCAACCGCAGTGGAGTAACCAAT GTCAGCTCCCCTGGAAAGTCCTTGAACCTGTATCCATCAAACGAATACGAGGTTTTGCCCAATGGGAGTGAAGCACACTGGGAAGTAGTGGAGCGTATTCTCTTCATCTACGCTAAACTCAATCCTGGCATTGCTTACGTCCAAGGCATGAATGAAGTTGTCGGTCCTATTTACTACACTTTTGCCACGGACCCCAACAGCCAATGGAAAG AGCATGCAGAAGCCGATACCTTTTTCTGTTTTACCAACCTAATGTCAGAAAACCGAGATAATTTCATCAAGAGCCTAGATGATTCCCAGTGTGGTATCACATACAAGATGGAGAGTGTGTATTCCATGCTAAAGGGAAAAGACCTGGAGCTCTATCTTAAGCTG CAAGAACAGAACATCAAGCCCCAGTACTTCACCTTCCGCTGGCTGACCCTGTTGTTATCACAGGAGTTCCTCCTCCCAGATGTCATCCGCATTTGGGATACGCTCTTTTCTGACCAGGACCGCTTCCACTTCCTCATCCTTGTCTGCTGCGCCATGCTCAT CTTGATCCGGGACAACCTTTTGGCAGGAGACTTCACAGTCAATATGAGATTACTACAG GATTATCCCATCACAGATGTCCTCACTATTCTCACTAAAGCCAAAGAGCTGCAGGACAACTCGTAA
- the zer1 gene encoding protein zer-1 homolog, whose amino-acid sequence MATKAGDNPDSLMTLATVFCLRNLRKTMCYQGLRNKLCLRSDIFLPSEICDKLVNAYMELVHTDSNFESEESFFQLFSEPRNTRLTRVQLKEDFVRDRHLEALRKQDLIELHLTYCNSLSSRSLKTLTSFRETLVSLCLFGCSNIFYRKGGYEETEEDGEESPVSRQALETDFNFQGFNRLRLLNLGGLPDEVHAETLLKPLKSLTSLDLSNVQLLGTAFLTQWKDRLASLVLYNVDLSDDLVSTVVELVNLRHLDISRESRRTSKFKMTRKILTAIVQRLVNLVSLDISGHIMLDNCTVPHLEEAMGRPSNEPCKSSIYPFQELKRPLQFLGLYDTTLCNVTHIPAYKVTGSKNEDQVLNAIEAYTEFRPELAHRAINQLFDIARIQHCVQLLRALQLVIAALKCHKYDKSIQVTGSAALFYLTHTDYRNDQSVRLRQEVIRVVLNGMEQYQEVTVQRNCCLTLCNFGIPEELEFQYTRVNQLLLKILEPARQDESIQRIAVHLCNALVCQVDNHHKEAVGKMGFVKTMLNLIQKKLQDRMCDQVMEFSWSALWNITDETPDNCQMFLNCRGMSLFLDCLKEFPDKQELHRNMLGLLGNVAEVRALRPQLVTPQFISVFSNLLDSKADGIEVSYNACGVLSHIMFDGPELWSMEEPLRDTVMNKMWDAIQSWDVSSRRNINYRSFEPILRLLPQSIAPVSQHWATWALYNLVSVYPSKYCPLLIKEGGIGLLEKVLELESSQPETKHMAQKVMEQCETFKDDPMETSHAQEVNYGQRG is encoded by the exons ATGGCAACCAAAGCAGGAGACAACCCCGACAGCCTGATGACCCTGGCAACTGTATTCTGCCTGAGAAACCTTAGAAAGACAATGTGCTATCAGGGTTTAAGAAATAAACTCTGCCTACGTTCAGACATCTTTCTTCCCAGTGAAATCTGTGACAAATTAGTAAACGC GTACATGGAATTGGTCCATACAGACAGTAACTTTGAATCCGAAGAAAGCTTTTTCCAACTATTCTCCGAACCTCGTAACACCAGACTTACCCGAGTGCAACTGAAAGAAGACTTTGTCCGTGACCGACACTTGGAAGCTCTAAGAAAACAG gaccTAATTGAACTTCACCTTACCTACTGCAACAGTCTATCATCCCGCAGTTTAAAAACTCTGACCTCCTTCCGCGAGACGCtagtttctctctgtctctttggCTGCAGTAACATCTTCTACAGAAAGGGCGGCTATGAAGAAACAGAAGAAGACGGGGAAGAGAGTCCCGTTTCTAGGCAGGCGTTAGAGACGGACTTTAACTTTCAAGGGTTCAATCGCCTACGTTTGCTCAACCTGGGCGGCTTACCGGATGAGGTGCACGCCGAGACTTTGCTGAAACCCCTCAAGTCGCTTACCTCGTTGGATCTGTCCAATGTACAGTTACTGGGAACGGCTTTTCTAACTCAGTGGAAAGACAGATTGGCGTCTCTTGTTCTATACAATGTGGATCTTTCCGATGACTTGGTCAGTACGGTGGTGGAACTTGTCAATCTCAG GCACCTTGATATCTCCCGCGAGAGTCGAAGGACTTCCAAATTCAAGATGACCAGGAAAATCCTGACTGCCATCGTCCAGCGACTGGTCAATCTGGTTTCACTGGACATCTCTGGCCACATCATGCTTGACAACTGCACCGTTCCACATCTGGAAGAAGCTATGGGCCGTCCAAG TAACGAGCCATGCAAGAGTAGCATTTACCCTTTCCAAGAACTGAAGAGGCCCCTGCAATTTTTGGGTTTATATGACACCACTCTGTGTAATGTGACTCACATCCCTGCTTATAAG gtAACTGGATCAAAGAATGAAGACCAAGTCTTGAACGCTATTGAAGCTTATACCGAGTTTCGCCCCGAATTGGCCCACAGAGCCATCAATCAATTGTTTGATATCGCTAGGATACAACACTGCGTCCAGTTACTTCGGGCATTGCAG CTTGTTATAGCGGCATTAAAGTGTCATAAATACGACAAGAGCATCCAGGTGACAGGTAGCGCCGCCCTCTTTTACCTGACACACACCGATTACCGTAACGACCAGAGTGTGAGGCTTCGCCAAGAGGTCATTCGAGTTGTTTTAAATGGAATGGAACAGTACCAAGAGGTCact GTTCAAAGGAACTGCTGCTTGACCCTGTGTAACTTTGGTATTCCCGAGGAGTTGGAGTTTCAGTACACTCGGGTTAACCAGCTGCTGCTGAAAATCCTGGAGCCGGCAAGGCAGGATGAATCCATCCAGAGAATTGCCGTGCACCTCTGCAATGCTTTGGTCTGCCAGGTTGACAACCACCATAAGGAAGCTGTGGGGAAGATGGGATTTGTTAAG ACAATGTTGAACCTAATACAGAAGAAGCTGCAAGACCGAATG TGTGACCAGGTAATGGAGTTTTCTTGGAGCGCCCTTTGGAATATCACAGACGAGACGCCAGACAACTGTCAGATGTTCCTCAACTGTCGGGGAATGAGCCTCTTTCTGGACTGCCTGAAA GAGTTTCCAGACAAACAGGAGCTGCATCGCAACATGCTGGGCCTTCTGGGTAACGTCGCCGAGGTCAGGGCGCTACGACCACAGTTGGTTACGCCGCAGTTCATCTCCGTTTTCAG CAATCTGCTAGACAGCAAAGCCGACGGTATCGAAGTATCGTACAACGCATGCGGCGTGCTTTCCCACATCATGTTTGACGGACCAGAACTTTGGTCCATGGAGGAGCCATTACGAGACACGGTGATGAACAAGATGTGGGACGCCATCCAGAGCTGGGACGTGAGCTCAAGGCGCAATATCAACTACAG GTCATTTGAACCCATCTTGCGGCTACTGCCTCAAAGTATCGCACCTGTGAGTCAACACTGGGCCACGTGGGCTCTGTACAATCTGGTGTCAGTTTACC CAAGCAAGTACTGTCCTTTGCTGATAAAAGAAGGAGGAATTGGACTTCTGGAGAAAGTTCTGGAATTGGAAAGTTCACAGCCAGAGACCAAACACATGGCCCA AAAAGTGATGGAGCAATGCGAAACCTTCAAAGACGACCCCATGGAAACCAGTCACGCACAAGAAGTCAACTACGGACAAAGAGGTTGA
- the LOC144210357 gene encoding endophilin-B2-like isoform X1, which translates to MDFNVKKLASDAGVFFTRAVQFTEEKLGQAEKTELDPHLENLITRADCTKNWTEKILRQTEVLLQPNPSARIEEFIYDKLEKKLPSRTTNAELLGQYMLDAASEFGAETPYGTTLTTVGEYQKRLGTAEREFLQTSAATFLMPLRNFLEGDWKTISKEKRLLENRRLDLDICKARLKKAKQAEAKAAAAPDFQETRPRNYVLSASASAGLDLEEEQRKLLSEEVDKAEHELRMAQTEFDRQGEVTRLLLEGIGSTHLNHQRCLRDFAEAQATYYAQCHHYMHELQRELNRRTNAVGTPQQPAVCPNPASAAFPPGNSVSSNKPLTVEQAQLPITGTRKAKVLYDYDAHDSSELSLLADELITVHTVPGMDPDWLVGERGNQKGKVPVTYLELLS; encoded by the exons ATGGATTTCAACGTGAAAAAACTGGCTTCTGATGCGGGTGTCTTCTTCACCAGGGCGGTGCAG TTCACAGAAGAGAAGTTGGGCCAGGCTGAGAAGACTGAGTTGGATCCTCATCTGGAGAACTTGATCACTAGGGCAGATTGCACAAAGAATTGGACTGAAAAAATATTGAGGCAAACGGAGGTGCTCCTGCAGCCAAACCCAA GTGCTCGAATTGAGGAGTTCATCTACgacaaactggaaaaaaagcttCCATCTAGGACGACTAATGCCGAATTGCTTGGCCAATACATGCTGGATGCCGCCAGTGAATTTGGCGCGGAAACCCCTTACG GTACGACCCTGACCACAGTAGGGGAGTACCAGAAAAGACTTGGAACGGCCGAGCGAGAGTTCCTTCAAACTTCTGCCGCTACGTTCCTCATGCCTCTCCGCAATTTCCTGGAAGGGGATTGGAAGACAATATCG aaggaGAAGCGACTTCTGGAGAATCGCCGGCTGGATCTTGACATCTGTAAAGCTCGCTTGAAAAAAGCCAAGCAGGCGGAAGCCAAAGCAGCA gctGCACCAGATTTTCAGGAGACAAGGCCTCGAAATTATGTGCTTTCCGCCAGTGCGTCAGCG GGTTTGGATTTGGAGGAGGAGCAAAGAAAG CTGCTGAGTGAGGAAGTGGACAAA gCAGAGCATGAGTTACGCATGGCGCAGACGGAATTTGACCGGCAAGGCGAAGTCACCAGACTGCTGCTCGAGGGCATCGGAAGCACACAC CTGAACCACCAACGTTGTTTGCGGGATTTTGCCGAAGCTCAGGCCACCTACTACGCTCAGTGTCATCACTACATGCACGAACTCCAGCGGGAACTCAACAG GCGCACCAACGCCGTAGGCACGCCGCAGCAGCCTGCCGTCTGCCCCAACCCGGCATCTGCCGCATTCCCGCCGGGCAACTCGGTTTCCAGCAATAAGCCGTTGACCGTGGAGCAAGCCCAGCTTCCAATCACGGGCACCCGAAAAGCCAAGGTGCTGTACGACTACGACGCCCACGATTCCAGCGAGCTGTCCCTATTGGCTGATGAG CTAATTACAGTCCACACCGTGCCAGGCATGGACCCTGATTGGCTGGTTGGAGAACGAGGTAACCAAAAGGGGAAGGTTCCTGTCACCTATCTGGAGCTGCTGAGTTAA
- the LOC144210357 gene encoding endophilin-B2-like isoform X2, with the protein MDFNVKKLASDAGVFFTRAVQFTEEKLGQAEKTELDPHLENLITRADCTKNWTEKILRQTEVLLQPNPSARIEEFIYDKLEKKLPSRTTNAELLGQYMLDAASEFGAETPYGTTLTTVGEYQKRLGTAEREFLQTSAATFLMPLRNFLEGDWKTISKEKRLLENRRLDLDICKARLKKAKQAEAKAAAAPDFQETRPRNYVLSASASALLSEEVDKAEHELRMAQTEFDRQGEVTRLLLEGIGSTHLNHQRCLRDFAEAQATYYAQCHHYMHELQRELNRRTNAVGTPQQPAVCPNPASAAFPPGNSVSSNKPLTVEQAQLPITGTRKAKVLYDYDAHDSSELSLLADELITVHTVPGMDPDWLVGERGNQKGKVPVTYLELLS; encoded by the exons ATGGATTTCAACGTGAAAAAACTGGCTTCTGATGCGGGTGTCTTCTTCACCAGGGCGGTGCAG TTCACAGAAGAGAAGTTGGGCCAGGCTGAGAAGACTGAGTTGGATCCTCATCTGGAGAACTTGATCACTAGGGCAGATTGCACAAAGAATTGGACTGAAAAAATATTGAGGCAAACGGAGGTGCTCCTGCAGCCAAACCCAA GTGCTCGAATTGAGGAGTTCATCTACgacaaactggaaaaaaagcttCCATCTAGGACGACTAATGCCGAATTGCTTGGCCAATACATGCTGGATGCCGCCAGTGAATTTGGCGCGGAAACCCCTTACG GTACGACCCTGACCACAGTAGGGGAGTACCAGAAAAGACTTGGAACGGCCGAGCGAGAGTTCCTTCAAACTTCTGCCGCTACGTTCCTCATGCCTCTCCGCAATTTCCTGGAAGGGGATTGGAAGACAATATCG aaggaGAAGCGACTTCTGGAGAATCGCCGGCTGGATCTTGACATCTGTAAAGCTCGCTTGAAAAAAGCCAAGCAGGCGGAAGCCAAAGCAGCA gctGCACCAGATTTTCAGGAGACAAGGCCTCGAAATTATGTGCTTTCCGCCAGTGCGTCAGCG CTGCTGAGTGAGGAAGTGGACAAA gCAGAGCATGAGTTACGCATGGCGCAGACGGAATTTGACCGGCAAGGCGAAGTCACCAGACTGCTGCTCGAGGGCATCGGAAGCACACAC CTGAACCACCAACGTTGTTTGCGGGATTTTGCCGAAGCTCAGGCCACCTACTACGCTCAGTGTCATCACTACATGCACGAACTCCAGCGGGAACTCAACAG GCGCACCAACGCCGTAGGCACGCCGCAGCAGCCTGCCGTCTGCCCCAACCCGGCATCTGCCGCATTCCCGCCGGGCAACTCGGTTTCCAGCAATAAGCCGTTGACCGTGGAGCAAGCCCAGCTTCCAATCACGGGCACCCGAAAAGCCAAGGTGCTGTACGACTACGACGCCCACGATTCCAGCGAGCTGTCCCTATTGGCTGATGAG CTAATTACAGTCCACACCGTGCCAGGCATGGACCCTGATTGGCTGGTTGGAGAACGAGGTAACCAAAAGGGGAAGGTTCCTGTCACCTATCTGGAGCTGCTGAGTTAA
- the LOC144210357 gene encoding endophilin-B2-like isoform X3 → MDFNVKKLASDAGVFFTRAVQFTEEKLGQAEKTELDPHLENLITRADCTKNWTEKILRQTEVLLQPNPSARIEEFIYDKLEKKLPSRTTNAELLGQYMLDAASEFGAETPYGTTLTTVGEYQKRLGTAEREFLQTSAATFLMPLRNFLEGDWKTISKEKRLLENRRLDLDICKARLKKAKQAEAKAAAAPDFQETRPRNYVLSASASAAEHELRMAQTEFDRQGEVTRLLLEGIGSTHLNHQRCLRDFAEAQATYYAQCHHYMHELQRELNRRTNAVGTPQQPAVCPNPASAAFPPGNSVSSNKPLTVEQAQLPITGTRKAKVLYDYDAHDSSELSLLADELITVHTVPGMDPDWLVGERGNQKGKVPVTYLELLS, encoded by the exons ATGGATTTCAACGTGAAAAAACTGGCTTCTGATGCGGGTGTCTTCTTCACCAGGGCGGTGCAG TTCACAGAAGAGAAGTTGGGCCAGGCTGAGAAGACTGAGTTGGATCCTCATCTGGAGAACTTGATCACTAGGGCAGATTGCACAAAGAATTGGACTGAAAAAATATTGAGGCAAACGGAGGTGCTCCTGCAGCCAAACCCAA GTGCTCGAATTGAGGAGTTCATCTACgacaaactggaaaaaaagcttCCATCTAGGACGACTAATGCCGAATTGCTTGGCCAATACATGCTGGATGCCGCCAGTGAATTTGGCGCGGAAACCCCTTACG GTACGACCCTGACCACAGTAGGGGAGTACCAGAAAAGACTTGGAACGGCCGAGCGAGAGTTCCTTCAAACTTCTGCCGCTACGTTCCTCATGCCTCTCCGCAATTTCCTGGAAGGGGATTGGAAGACAATATCG aaggaGAAGCGACTTCTGGAGAATCGCCGGCTGGATCTTGACATCTGTAAAGCTCGCTTGAAAAAAGCCAAGCAGGCGGAAGCCAAAGCAGCA gctGCACCAGATTTTCAGGAGACAAGGCCTCGAAATTATGTGCTTTCCGCCAGTGCGTCAGCG gCAGAGCATGAGTTACGCATGGCGCAGACGGAATTTGACCGGCAAGGCGAAGTCACCAGACTGCTGCTCGAGGGCATCGGAAGCACACAC CTGAACCACCAACGTTGTTTGCGGGATTTTGCCGAAGCTCAGGCCACCTACTACGCTCAGTGTCATCACTACATGCACGAACTCCAGCGGGAACTCAACAG GCGCACCAACGCCGTAGGCACGCCGCAGCAGCCTGCCGTCTGCCCCAACCCGGCATCTGCCGCATTCCCGCCGGGCAACTCGGTTTCCAGCAATAAGCCGTTGACCGTGGAGCAAGCCCAGCTTCCAATCACGGGCACCCGAAAAGCCAAGGTGCTGTACGACTACGACGCCCACGATTCCAGCGAGCTGTCCCTATTGGCTGATGAG CTAATTACAGTCCACACCGTGCCAGGCATGGACCCTGATTGGCTGGTTGGAGAACGAGGTAACCAAAAGGGGAAGGTTCCTGTCACCTATCTGGAGCTGCTGAGTTAA
- the LOC144210357 gene encoding endophilin-B2-like isoform X4, giving the protein MDFNVKKLASDAGVFFTRAVQFTEEKLGQAEKTELDPHLENLITRADCTKNWTEKILRQTEVLLQPNPSARIEEFIYDKLEKKLPSRTTNAELLGQYMLDAASEFGAETPYGTTLTTVGEYQKRLGTAEREFLQTSAATFLMPLRNFLEGDWKTISKEKRLLENRRLDLDICKARLKKAKQAEAKAALLSEEVDKAEHELRMAQTEFDRQGEVTRLLLEGIGSTHLNHQRCLRDFAEAQATYYAQCHHYMHELQRELNRRTNAVGTPQQPAVCPNPASAAFPPGNSVSSNKPLTVEQAQLPITGTRKAKVLYDYDAHDSSELSLLADELITVHTVPGMDPDWLVGERGNQKGKVPVTYLELLS; this is encoded by the exons ATGGATTTCAACGTGAAAAAACTGGCTTCTGATGCGGGTGTCTTCTTCACCAGGGCGGTGCAG TTCACAGAAGAGAAGTTGGGCCAGGCTGAGAAGACTGAGTTGGATCCTCATCTGGAGAACTTGATCACTAGGGCAGATTGCACAAAGAATTGGACTGAAAAAATATTGAGGCAAACGGAGGTGCTCCTGCAGCCAAACCCAA GTGCTCGAATTGAGGAGTTCATCTACgacaaactggaaaaaaagcttCCATCTAGGACGACTAATGCCGAATTGCTTGGCCAATACATGCTGGATGCCGCCAGTGAATTTGGCGCGGAAACCCCTTACG GTACGACCCTGACCACAGTAGGGGAGTACCAGAAAAGACTTGGAACGGCCGAGCGAGAGTTCCTTCAAACTTCTGCCGCTACGTTCCTCATGCCTCTCCGCAATTTCCTGGAAGGGGATTGGAAGACAATATCG aaggaGAAGCGACTTCTGGAGAATCGCCGGCTGGATCTTGACATCTGTAAAGCTCGCTTGAAAAAAGCCAAGCAGGCGGAAGCCAAAGCAGCA CTGCTGAGTGAGGAAGTGGACAAA gCAGAGCATGAGTTACGCATGGCGCAGACGGAATTTGACCGGCAAGGCGAAGTCACCAGACTGCTGCTCGAGGGCATCGGAAGCACACAC CTGAACCACCAACGTTGTTTGCGGGATTTTGCCGAAGCTCAGGCCACCTACTACGCTCAGTGTCATCACTACATGCACGAACTCCAGCGGGAACTCAACAG GCGCACCAACGCCGTAGGCACGCCGCAGCAGCCTGCCGTCTGCCCCAACCCGGCATCTGCCGCATTCCCGCCGGGCAACTCGGTTTCCAGCAATAAGCCGTTGACCGTGGAGCAAGCCCAGCTTCCAATCACGGGCACCCGAAAAGCCAAGGTGCTGTACGACTACGACGCCCACGATTCCAGCGAGCTGTCCCTATTGGCTGATGAG CTAATTACAGTCCACACCGTGCCAGGCATGGACCCTGATTGGCTGGTTGGAGAACGAGGTAACCAAAAGGGGAAGGTTCCTGTCACCTATCTGGAGCTGCTGAGTTAA
- the pip5kl1 gene encoding phosphatidylinositol 4-phosphate 5-kinase-like protein 1, translating to MMQSTVAPRGFVKRSGTLKRKRWGGLRRQWELLGLFEIDRHHEFYSLTCMMKEGLATSIQKTIDHATTNELLDVDFTAEDTHIHRGFTLETFAGPVFANLRASLGVTEQEYQQSLCSDKSYLQFISNSKSKADFFLTNDKRFFLKTQNEREIRFLLHNLKNYMAHLRKYPHSLLVKLLGVHRIKISCRIKRYFIVMQSVFYPDDRISARYDIKGCEVSRWTDPSPDGGQIIVVLKDLNFGEQYITLDQQRSWLLKQMEIDTDYLRSLNVLDYSLLLAHQPLQQDERQQGLSFASLIVRTKRSVNPSTSRGCGGIPGAVPEDNPALTSSEIDGGRFEAATAGDRESHPAGPQSKDLRQDADNRRLLPNLKNALHVIDGPDQRYFIGIIDIFTVYSLKKRIEYWWKRLRHPGRTFSTVSPQMYCTRLCQWVLDHTK from the exons ATG ATGCAGAGCACGGTGGCTCCACGTGGCTTCGTCAAGCGCTCCGGCACGCTCAAAAGAAAAAGATGGGGAGGTCTGAGACGACAGTGGGAACTTTTGGGCTTGTTCGAGATTGACCGGCACCACGAGTTCTACAGCCTGACGTGTATGATGAAGGAGGGCTTGGCTACGTCCATCCAAAAGACCATTGACCACGCTACTACC aaTGAGCTGCTAGATGTGGATTTCACAGCAGAGGATACTCACATTCATAGG GGCTTTACGTTGGAGACCTTTGCCGGCCCGGTATTTGCCAATCTACGGGCATCTTTAGGGGTGACGGAGCAGGAGTATCAGCAGTCGCTCTGCTCTGACAAATCCTACCTTCAGTTCATCAGTAACTCCAAAAGCAAGGCTGACTTTTTCCTCAC GAACGATAAACGATTCTTTTTGAAGACCCAGAATGAGAGGGAGATTCGATTTCTGCTGCACAACCTGAAAAATTATATGGCACACTTGCGGAAGTATCCGCATTCTCTTTTGGTGAAGTTGTTAG GTGTTCACCGGATCAAAATTTCATGCAGGATAAAG agATACTTCATTGTTATGCAAAGCGTGTTTTATCCCGACGATCGAATCAGTGCAAG GTACGATATCAAAGGTTGTGAAGTCAGTCGCTGGACAGATCCTTCACCGGACGGAGGCCAGATTATTGTTGTCCTCAAAGACCTCAATTTTGGAGAACAATACATCACTCTAG ACCAGCAGCGTTCCTGGCTCCTTAAGCAAATGGAGATTGATACAGATTATCTCCGGAGTCTCAACGTGCTAGATTACAGCCTTCTCCTGGCGCATCAGCCTTTGCAACAAGACGAACGTCAACAGGGGCTTTCCTTTGCATCGTTAATCGTGAGAACCAAGAG ATCCGTCAATCCGAGCACCAGCCGGGGCTGCGGCGGCATCCCCGGGGCGGTCCCGGAAGACAACCCCGCTTTGACCTCCTCCGAAATAGACGGCGGGCGTTTCGAGGCCGCCACGGCTGGAGATCGGGAAAGCCATCCCGCCGGTCCCCAAAGCAAAGACCTCCGCCAGGACGCTGACAACAGACGTTTGCTGCCCAATTTAAAAAACGCCCTTCACGTCATCGACGGACCCGATCAACGCTACTTCATCGGTatcattgacatttttacaGTTTACAGTTTGAAGAAGAGAATAGAATATTGGTGGAAGAGGCTGAGGCACCCCGGACGGACCTTCTCGACGGTAAGTCCACAAATGTACTGCACCAGGCTTTGTCAGTGGGTTCTGGACCATACCAAGTAG
- the LOC144211017 gene encoding early estrogen-induced gene 1 protein-like — MSFLTKKKKFKFQVNFTLEELTAVPFVNGVLFCKIRLIDGGDLAVLSSREEVQHNCVRWGKKFSFVCKMSANADTGVLEACICRVSVRKELKGGKSYSKLGFADLNMAEFAGSGSKVHCCILEGYDTKNTRQDNSILKVTIGMALLSGDPCFKLPPSTAKSVSVGDEDPNLQPDCKGESTHVQIQPLGTMMERPRGFKPRQTSLRSSGLSEEGSNIPNQDEMFHTGHFRNSSFASQHSKISGYSTGHSRSSSLTDLSHHGNASSSSVTSCGLSHPRSPSPTLGTPTRPDRPPPPSVAAIMSSRSSRRKNGLLERQPSCVDDTRFDADDIVEKIVQSQNFSDTSNNEDSNLQLFVSKDGTTTLSGAQLTNRVTPGVFEAVVIETH; from the exons ATGTCTTTCTTGACGAAAAAGAAGAAGTTTAAGTTCCAAGTGAATTTCACATTAGAGGAGCTTACGGCTGTGCCTTTTGTCAACGGAGTTCTATTCTGTAAAATCCGATTGATTGATGGAGGGGACTTGGCCGTTTTGTCATCCAG GGAGGAGGTGCAACACAACTGTGTCCGATGGGGGAAGAAGTTCTCCTTTGTGTGTAAAATGAGCGCAAATGCTGATACTGGCGTCTTGGAAGCCTGCATCTGTAGGGTCTCTGTACGTAAG GAGCTTAAAGGAGGAAAAAGCTATTCAAAG ttGGGTTTCGCGGATCTGAATATGGCAGAATTCGCGGGTAGCGGTTCCAAAGTCCACTGCTGCATCTTAGAGGGCTACGACACCAAAAATACTCGCCAGGACAACTCCATCCTCAAG gtgaCCATTGGGATGGCGCTTCTGTCTGGTGACCCATGCTTTAAatt GCCTCCCAGCACCGCCAAATCGGTTTCCGTCGGAGACGAGGATCCCAACCTGCAGCCAGACTGTAAGGGGGAGAGCACCCACGTTCAAATACAACCACTTGGAACCATGATGGAGAGACCTCGGGGTTTTAAACCCAGGCAGACGTCACTACGTAGTTCAG GTCTGTCAGAGGAAGGTAGCAATATCCCCAACCAAGACGAGATGTTTCACACCGGTCATTTCCGCAACTCCAGTTTTGCCAGTCAACACAGCAAGATATCAG GTTACAGCACAGGCCACTCCCGCTCGTCCAGCCTAACCGATCTCAGTCACCATGGAAACGCTTCGTCCAGTAGCGTCACTTCTTGCGGGTTGTCTCACCCGCGTTCCCCCAGCCCGACTCTAGGAACTCCCACTCGACCAGATAGACCTCCTCCACCTTCCGTGGCGGCCATCATGTCCAGTAGATCGTCCAG AAGGAAAAATGGCCTCCTGGAGAGGCAACCTAGCTGTGTTGACGACACCCGCTTCGATGCTGACGACATTGTGGAAAAAATTGTTCAAAGTCAGAATTTTTCAGACACCAGCAACAATGAAG ACAGCAACTTGCAGTTATTTGTCAGCAAAGATGGGACCACAACCCTTAGCGGGGCACAGCTCACCAATAG AGTAACCCCCGGTGTCTTTGAAGCTGTGGTCATTGAGACGCATTGA